ACCGCCATCACCGACGGATACCGCTTCTTCAGCCGATGCAAAAAGGAGAGATTGGCATCCAGGGCAATGGTGCGCGATCCGTCCACCAGCTCGAACAACTGACCCGGCCCGCAACCCAACTCCACATGCACTACATCCCCCGCTTCCTTCAACAGCCGATGCACCCGACGATGCCCGCTCATGCTGAAAAAACGGTACAACGCATTGCGATAGATGAACCAGTCGTCCGCTACCGTGCCCCAAATTTTCTGCCAAGCCTGATAATCCCGGTTCTGATAGAATCGCGGCTCGGCGGACTGCTGCGTCGGCATGGCCAGCAAAACACCCAGGGCATCACGGCGATACTCCCGGCCACAGGCGGCACACGACCAGCCCTGGGCCGAAACCGCCATGCCGTCACGACCGCAGTCCACACATCGCCCGATCAGGCCGCTTCGGGAATCGCTCGTCATGACGGATCCGTGGAGAATTCAATGATACCCATGATTGCCTTCGTCGCCCCCAGCGGCAGCGGAAAAACCACCCTGATGGAACAGGTTATCGCGGAATTGACCCGGCGCGGCTATCGGGTCGGGGCCATCAAACACGGCCACCACGTCGCCGACCCCGACATCCCCGGCAAGGACAGCCACCGCTTCCGCCAGGCCGGAGCCAAAAGCGTCATCTTCTCCGGCCCCGAACGCTGGTTCATGATCCAGGAACTGGGCGACACACCCCCACCCCCCCTGCCGGAACTGGTCAACTCCCTGGTCGGCCAACACGACCTCGTTCTGGTGGAAGGCTATCGGCAGGAAAAGATCGATCAGATTCGCATCCATCGCCCGACGCAGGCAGAAGATACACGCCCGGAGGAGAGGAGACAAGACCACCTGCCCTGGAGCGGCAGCGATCAGGTGGTGGCCGTGGCCAGCAGCGAAACGGAAATCCCCTGGGCCAAACCCAGACTGCCCCTGAACGACCCCTCCGCCGTGGCCGATTTCATCGTGAACCATCTGAATCTGCGCAAACCGGGCAGCGGCCATCCCTCCGCCCCGTGATGCGCCGCACCTCGCCGCCGGAGAGATCGAGCAGCAGCAACTGACCCCGCAGATTGGCCCCCTTGCCGCTGAGTTCCAACAAGGCCTCCGCCGCCATCCAGGAGCCGACGATCCCGGTCAGGGCCCCCAACACCCCCGCCGTTTCACAGGTGGGGCTGTTGCCATCCTCCGGCAGTGAGGGAAAGAAACAACGCCAGCAGGGCAGCGCCGCATCCTCTCCGGCGTGAAACACCCCCACCTGTCCGGAAAAGCCCAAGGCCGCCCCCGTCACCAGGGGCCGTTTGTGACGGAAAC
This sequence is a window from Magnetococcales bacterium. Protein-coding genes within it:
- the mobB gene encoding molybdopterin-guanine dinucleotide biosynthesis protein B, whose translation is MIAFVAPSGSGKTTLMEQVIAELTRRGYRVGAIKHGHHVADPDIPGKDSHRFRQAGAKSVIFSGPERWFMIQELGDTPPPPLPELVNSLVGQHDLVLVEGYRQEKIDQIRIHRPTQAEDTRPEERRQDHLPWSGSDQVVAVASSETEIPWAKPRLPLNDPSAVADFIVNHLNLRKPGSGHPSAP
- a CDS encoding class I SAM-dependent methyltransferase codes for the protein MTSDSRSGLIGRCVDCGRDGMAVSAQGWSCAACGREYRRDALGVLLAMPTQQSAEPRFYQNRDYQAWQKIWGTVADDWFIYRNALYRFFSMSGHRRVHRLLKEAGDVVHVELGCGPGQLFELVDGSRTIALDANLSFLHRLKKRYPSVMAVQGNLYNTPFLSGAVRSVLCLHTLEHLYHLAEALEEIERLMHAEGAMLFTLPTEGGWGWSLGRRLITVPELRRKHDLDALAIMEVEHINDAPRVMRFLKFYFTLQGVEYFPLRFLPWLGVNASITGRALPKKS